The proteins below are encoded in one region of Methylobacillus flagellatus KT:
- the recO gene encoding DNA repair protein RecO encodes MALSNIHRQDNQPVYVLHTYPFKETSLVVELFSREFGRVAAVAKGARRPRSAMRGMLQAFQPLQATWSGKAELKNLHSMEWGAGLLLLRGEALMCGFYLNELLLRLLPREDGHDALFDYYSQTLRILAQDQVPVATTLRRFELRMLQELGYAVPLEYDEAGNAIKPEHMYSYVAEQGAAPTSQHVAPPNGVQLSGKTLLAMAQDDYSDALTQQQSKQLMRALLAHYLGDKPLHTRQLLMDLQAL; translated from the coding sequence ATGGCACTCAGTAACATCCACCGCCAAGACAATCAGCCTGTGTATGTGCTGCATACCTATCCGTTCAAGGAAACCAGCCTGGTGGTCGAGTTGTTCAGCCGCGAGTTCGGCCGGGTGGCGGCCGTCGCCAAGGGCGCGAGGCGTCCGCGTTCTGCCATGCGCGGCATGCTGCAGGCTTTTCAGCCACTGCAGGCGACATGGTCAGGCAAGGCCGAGCTCAAGAACCTGCACAGCATGGAGTGGGGAGCGGGTTTGCTCCTGCTGCGCGGCGAGGCGCTGATGTGCGGCTTCTACCTCAACGAGTTGCTGTTGCGCTTGCTGCCGCGCGAAGATGGGCATGACGCATTGTTCGACTACTATAGCCAAACCTTGCGCATACTTGCGCAGGACCAGGTGCCGGTGGCGACTACTTTGCGTCGCTTTGAGCTCAGGATGCTGCAGGAGCTGGGCTATGCCGTGCCGCTCGAGTATGACGAAGCAGGCAATGCCATCAAGCCTGAGCATATGTATTCCTACGTTGCCGAACAAGGCGCTGCCCCTACAAGCCAGCATGTAGCGCCGCCAAATGGCGTACAATTATCCGGCAAGACATTGCTTGCCATGGCGCAGGATGACTACAGCGATGCGCTGACCCAGCAGCAAAGCAAGCAATTGATGCGTGCCTTGCTCGCGCACTATCTGGGAGATAAACCTTTACATACCCGACAACTACTCATGGATCTGCAGGCATTATGA
- a CDS encoding pyridoxine 5'-phosphate synthase, which yields MMKLGVNIDHVATLRQARGTQYPSVVQAALRAEEAGADSITIHLREDRRHIQDADVFALRPLLQTKMNLEMAVTDEMVGIALQVRPQDVCLVPERREERTTEGGLNVIGNLGAIKGACKTLGDAGIRVSLFIGPELEQVEAAKAAGAPVIEIHTGAFADAGTEAAKHAELQRIRMAVDHGLALGLTVNAGHGLNIHNVHEIVSIPGIEELNIGHAIVAHALFVGWEYAVREMKALIVQKAT from the coding sequence ATTATGAAACTAGGCGTCAATATCGATCACGTGGCCACCCTGCGCCAGGCGCGCGGCACTCAATACCCCAGTGTGGTGCAGGCCGCCCTGCGCGCCGAAGAGGCGGGGGCGGACAGCATCACCATTCATTTGCGCGAGGACCGGCGCCATATTCAGGATGCCGATGTTTTTGCGTTGCGTCCGTTGCTGCAGACGAAAATGAATCTGGAAATGGCGGTAACCGACGAAATGGTCGGCATCGCCCTTCAGGTGAGGCCGCAGGATGTCTGCCTGGTGCCTGAGCGCCGCGAAGAGCGCACGACCGAGGGCGGTCTGAACGTGATCGGCAACCTAGGCGCTATCAAGGGCGCCTGCAAGACGCTGGGAGATGCTGGAATTCGCGTTTCCTTGTTTATCGGGCCGGAGCTGGAACAAGTCGAAGCTGCCAAGGCGGCAGGCGCGCCGGTCATTGAAATTCACACAGGGGCATTTGCCGACGCCGGTACCGAGGCAGCAAAACATGCTGAATTGCAGCGCATTCGCATGGCAGTGGACCATGGGCTGGCACTGGGCCTGACTGTCAACGCCGGGCACGGCCTGAATATTCACAACGTGCATGAGATTGTCAGCATTCCCGGTATCGAGGAACTCAATATCGGCCATGCGATCGTGGCCCACGCCCTGTTTGTCGGCTGGGAGTACGCAGTGCGCGAAATGAAGGCGCTGATCGTGCAGAAGGCGACCTAA
- the acpS gene encoding holo-ACP synthase produces MIYGIGTDIVEVVRIEESLSRFGDAFARRILNAAEWQEYEASRVKARFLAKRFAAKEAFAKALGTGIRGAASFENIGIGHDALGKPEFRLAPLLQAWLEEKGVGSLHLSLSDEKAIAAAFVVLERA; encoded by the coding sequence ATGATTTATGGGATAGGTACCGATATCGTCGAAGTGGTGCGCATTGAGGAGTCACTCAGCCGCTTTGGTGACGCATTCGCCCGGCGTATTCTCAATGCTGCCGAGTGGCAGGAATACGAGGCGAGCCGGGTCAAGGCCAGGTTTCTTGCCAAGCGCTTCGCTGCCAAGGAGGCATTCGCCAAGGCGTTGGGCACAGGCATACGCGGCGCAGCCAGTTTCGAGAATATCGGTATCGGGCATGACGCCCTAGGCAAACCGGAGTTTCGGTTGGCGCCGTTGTTGCAGGCGTGGCTGGAGGAAAAGGGCGTAGGCAGCCTGCATCTTTCCCTCAGTGATGAGAAAGCCATCGCTGCCGCATTCGTGGTTTTGGAGCGCGCCTGA